The DNA window TGACCGGCACAAAACCGAAACGCGGCGTCGGTTCGAAAGGATCTTCGCGTTGCAAAGGTGAAGCCGAAGTTCACCGCCGAGATCCAGGAGATCAGGCGCAGGAGGGATGAAGAACCCTTCGGTCGCCTGTAGCTGAACTCGCCAGAGTTTGGCCGCGTTTGCCAGAAGACTCGCTTCCAAGTCTGGCAACTTCGGCTACATGCTGGCTGACGCTCCTGGCTGGGATCAACGGGGTCGTTTTTCCCTTGATCCCTGGCGATCCCTAGTGGTGCGTCAAACCATAAAATCAGGTTTCTCTCAATCAGCCGCCGGGCGCTAGCCCAATGGCACTCACTTTGGCTCGTTTTCGGGTTGGTTCCAGGGTGGAGATCTTTTTTTAAAATGCGAGGATTTGGAGCGGCGTTTGTAGCTTTCGCGGGAGTAGCTCCGGCCGGGGCGGTTCGGCAATTTCTCTCGCGCAGCGTACTTGAGCGCTCGTGCGTAAGCCGTGCGCCAGGCGCCGGCGTCGGGGAATGTTTTTTGGAGCAGGAAGATGCGGAACACGTCCCACACGCCGGTGAAGCTGAGCCGCCGCGGCGGTACGTTGGCCTGTTCCGCCGCCTGTTTGCGGAACTGGATCGTCAGGTTATAGGCCACGATCGACGCCATCAGTTCTTTGCGGAACATCTCAGGACTCTTGGCGAGGATGTTCTCGATGTCGAGCGTCACCTTGATCTGTGAGAGATCTGTTTCCACACGCCACCGCTGACTATACAAATCGGCGATGACGTCCAATTCGTCGGTCAGGTCGGTCGCCAGATGGATTGTTTCGCCGTGGACGCTTTCGAACACGTGCAGCCGAATCGGCAGCGAGAAGTCCTCCGGCAATTGAGGATTGTCGCGCAGCTCGCGGCGACTGGGCGTCCATTGTCCTCGATACGTTTTCCAGTCCTCGCCTTGTTCGATCAACTCGGCGTCCTTTTGCAGCCGGCGAAAGCGGTCCTTCTTCATCCGCACCACGAAGCGTTGATTGGCCGTGTGGAACTCGTAGGCGACACGCGTAATGCCGTAAGCTGTGTCGACCAGAATCACCGAATCGGCCGGGATGCGTTGTAAATGATCGTGGATCAGGCTGGTTTCCGAGACCGCCTGGTCGCCGTACATCGCACCGATTTCCGGGGGCAACGCCGCTCCACTTTCGACCTCATGAGCCACGACCAGATAGGCCATCGGCCAGGCCGACTCTCCGTACTGATTGGAAGCGGGCGGGAAGACGTCGTACAGTTCCCATTCCGGTCCCAGCGAGATCGTCGTGCCGTCCAGCGCGAACACGCGTCGCCCGCCGAAGGTGGGCGGAGCGTTGTCGACCAGCGACCGCCAGACGGCGTTGCAGAGCCACATGACGGTCTCCAGCGACAAACGGCTCCGGCCCCGGGAGTACGCCGCGGTGCTGGAAGAGAGGGTCGCTTCTTCGATGCGTTTATTGTCGGGCACGATGTCCGGGCACTGCTCGATCAAGGCCTTGACCGCCTCGGCCATCGAGCAACCGCCGCGTAATCGCTGCCAGACCAACAGCCACAGGACGACGCCAGACGTGTAAATCGTTTGGGCGTGGGAGGGCTGCAACTCATCGGCCTGGCGGAGATCCACGATCTCTTCCAACTGGGCAAACACGGCGTCAAACTCCGCCGCCCGCGCCTGCTCAGATTTCTGTGCTTTCTGCTTACGTTTCTGTTTGGCCGCCATCGCAAGACTCCTTATCAATGAGTAAGAGGTCAGGAAGGGGCGCAAATTTCATGCCAAAACATGCGGCGCAAAATTCATGCCAAAAACCACCCCAGGCAACGGATTTGGTAAAAACAGTGCCATTGGGCGCTAGCCCCCGGTTTTTTTTGGCAGCACCGCAGCACGGCCGAAATCGCTCACTCTAAGATTGAAGATTGACGCAGCACTAGCGTCGATCATCCGCCAAGCCGAAGAGGCGTTTCATCGCGTCGATCAGCCCGTGCGGCGCGCCTTGCTGGGCTTCATCGCGCAGGGCTTCCAGCGGCGGGTGCAGCAGTTTGTTCACCAGGCGGTCGAACGCGCGTTTCACCTCTTCGTGCACCTTGGGGTCGGAGGCGGCCAGCTTGTTGAGCAGTCGGGCCAGCTCCTGATTCTTGATCTCTTCCGCCTGGGTTTTCAGACGGCGGATCGTAGGGGCGGTGATGCGGTGGTTGAGGTCGGCCATGAAGCGGGCCGTTTCGCTTTCGATGATCCGCTCGGCTTTGGGCCACTCTTTTTCCCGCGACTTCCGGTTCTTGTTGCAGACGGCGGCCAGGTCGTCGATCGAATACAGATACACGCCGACGCAGTCGCCGATCGCCGGCTCCAGGTCCCGCGGCACGGCCAGGTCCAGCATCAGCAGCGTGCGCTGGAATCGTTTCGCCTCGATGGAATGGTAATCGGCCAGGGTGATAATGGGCTCGGTGGCGCCGGTCGTGCTGATGACCAGATCGGCCTCGATCAGCAGCGGTAAACGCTGTTCCCACGGCGCCGACTTGCCGCCGAACTTGGCCGCCAGCAGTTCGGCCCGTTCCAGGCTGCGATTGACGATCGTAATATCCCGGGCGCCTTCGGCGACCAGGTAGGTCAGCGTTTCTTCTCCCATTTCCCCGGCGCCATAGACCAGCACCTTTTTGTCGTCGAAGCGTTCGAACACGCCTTTGGCGTAATCGGCGACGGCGACACTGGGGATGCTCACCCGTTTGCGACTCAGGGCGGTCTCGGTGTTGACGCGTTTGGCGACGCGGATCGCCGCCTGGAATGCGGAGTGGGTCAGCGGGCCGGTGGCGTCGTCGCCGGTGGCTGTATCGTAGGCCTGTTTGACCTGCGACAGGATCTGCGCCTCGCCAATGACCATGCTGTCGAGGCTGGCGGCGACCGTGAACAGATGCCGCACGGCGTCTTCACCGGTGCGTTCGAACAGGTCGTCGAAGATCTCCATCGCGGTGACGCCATGGTACTCGGCGATAAAATCAACGATGTCCTGGTGCGAAGGACAGCCCAGCGGATCTTCAGCCGCGGTGTACAGTTCTACGCGGTTGCACGTCGACAGCAGGACGGCTTCGCTTTTGGGGAAGCGGACGCGCAGCT is part of the Lignipirellula cremea genome and encodes:
- a CDS encoding IS4 family transposase; its protein translation is MAAKQKRKQKAQKSEQARAAEFDAVFAQLEEIVDLRQADELQPSHAQTIYTSGVVLWLLVWQRLRGGCSMAEAVKALIEQCPDIVPDNKRIEEATLSSSTAAYSRGRSRLSLETVMWLCNAVWRSLVDNAPPTFGGRRVFALDGTTISLGPEWELYDVFPPASNQYGESAWPMAYLVVAHEVESGAALPPEIGAMYGDQAVSETSLIHDHLQRIPADSVILVDTAYGITRVAYEFHTANQRFVVRMKKDRFRRLQKDAELIEQGEDWKTYRGQWTPSRRELRDNPQLPEDFSLPIRLHVFESVHGETIHLATDLTDELDVIADLYSQRWRVETDLSQIKVTLDIENILAKSPEMFRKELMASIVAYNLTIQFRKQAAEQANVPPRRLSFTGVWDVFRIFLLQKTFPDAGAWRTAYARALKYAAREKLPNRPGRSYSRESYKRRSKSSHFKKRSPPWNQPENEPK
- the hemA gene encoding glutamyl-tRNA reductase, which translates into the protein MKLQVIGCSHHNSRVEVRERISFSPAQIRDALAQLRVRFPKSEAVLLSTCNRVELYTAAEDPLGCPSHQDIVDFIAEYHGVTAMEIFDDLFERTGEDAVRHLFTVAASLDSMVIGEAQILSQVKQAYDTATGDDATGPLTHSAFQAAIRVAKRVNTETALSRKRVSIPSVAVADYAKGVFERFDDKKVLVYGAGEMGEETLTYLVAEGARDITIVNRSLERAELLAAKFGGKSAPWEQRLPLLIEADLVISTTGATEPIITLADYHSIEAKRFQRTLLMLDLAVPRDLEPAIGDCVGVYLYSIDDLAAVCNKNRKSREKEWPKAERIIESETARFMADLNHRITAPTIRRLKTQAEEIKNQELARLLNKLAASDPKVHEEVKRAFDRLVNKLLHPPLEALRDEAQQGAPHGLIDAMKRLFGLADDRR